From Leptolyngbya iicbica LK, a single genomic window includes:
- a CDS encoding HAD family hydrolase, translated as MVAPQALIFDMDGLMLNSEPLYQQAWQAAAQELGFTLETELYLSLVGRSSAEADRLFVEMYGDQFPVEVFNERWEAQWRSLVQQQGIQLQPGLLPLLDWVEQQGLPKAVGTSSLAAEAELCLGMAGIRDRFTTVVTADQVTAGKPAPDIFLAAATLLGASPADCLVLEDSNAGVQAAQAAGMSVVMVPDLQVPTATSQEIAQQIFASLHEVLTWLRGL; from the coding sequence ATGGTAGCCCCTCAGGCGCTCATTTTTGATATGGATGGGTTGATGCTCAACAGTGAGCCACTGTATCAACAGGCTTGGCAGGCAGCAGCTCAAGAGTTGGGGTTCACGCTTGAAACGGAACTGTATCTCAGTCTGGTGGGACGCAGCAGCGCTGAAGCCGATCGTCTGTTTGTGGAAATGTATGGCGATCAGTTTCCGGTTGAGGTTTTTAATGAGCGTTGGGAAGCGCAGTGGAGATCGCTCGTCCAACAGCAAGGTATTCAACTGCAACCCGGTTTGCTGCCGCTACTCGATTGGGTAGAGCAACAGGGCTTACCGAAAGCTGTGGGAACGTCAAGCCTGGCGGCAGAAGCCGAGTTATGTCTGGGAATGGCGGGAATTCGCGATCGCTTCACGACCGTCGTGACCGCTGATCAGGTCACAGCAGGCAAGCCAGCCCCTGACATTTTCCTTGCAGCGGCAACCCTGTTAGGCGCATCACCTGCTGATTGTCTGGTATTAGAAGACTCAAATGCTGGTGTCCAGGCAGCACAGGCAGCAGGGATGTCAGTGGTGATGGTGCCCGACTTACAGGTGCCAACCGCGACGTCACAGGAAATCGCCCAGCAAATTTTTGCGTCACTACACGAAGTTTTGACCTGGTTGCGGGGCCTCTAA
- a CDS encoding sugar phosphorylase has product MDFSARIQPLLSKVYSPEQVETLIPQLQALLQPHMQQSSRENWRKWSHDNVILITYGDSLVADDGRSPLTVLAEFLETHLKDSLTGVHILPFFPYTSDDGFAIKDYTAVNPELGDWEDVKRISESFNLMVDLVINHVSSQHPWVKQFQAGEKPGCDYLIEADPLDEQLAEVVRPRSSPLLTKLETVDGPKHVWSTFSSDQIDVDFSNPDLLLEYVKIILFYVAAGARYIRLDAVGYLWKEKGTRCIHLPQTHTMVRLLRELLQMIDPRIAIITETNVPNRENLSYFGNRNEAHMIYNFSLPPLVLNALMQGRSDYLKQWMMSMPPAPIGCAYFNFTASHDGIGLRPTEGLLTADEYNSLLETMKSFGGKISMRSHADGSESPYEINISLFDAMKGTIAGEDEWQIERFLCSQTIMMSLEGIPAFYIHSLLATQNNHEGVIHTGHNRTINRFKWNIEALEAALADPNTPHAKVMAELSRLIKIRRRQRAFHPNATQYTLHPLNQAIFAFWRQSMARDQSIFCIHNLSREVQELRLSDLNLLDTDEWTDLISGDRLTTLDAAYILRPYQSLWITNKIDSAEDHMTPDPLLDE; this is encoded by the coding sequence ATGGATTTTTCTGCACGTATTCAACCCTTACTCAGCAAGGTGTATTCGCCTGAACAGGTGGAAACCCTGATTCCACAACTGCAAGCTCTGTTGCAACCTCACATGCAGCAAAGCAGTCGCGAAAACTGGCGCAAATGGAGCCACGACAACGTTATTTTGATCACCTATGGCGACAGTCTCGTGGCCGATGATGGGCGATCGCCACTGACCGTGCTCGCTGAATTTTTAGAAACTCACCTCAAAGATAGCCTCACGGGCGTCCACATTCTGCCGTTTTTTCCCTATACCTCAGACGACGGCTTTGCCATCAAAGACTACACCGCAGTGAATCCCGAACTGGGCGACTGGGAAGACGTGAAGCGCATCAGCGAATCGTTTAATCTGATGGTCGATTTAGTCATTAACCACGTTTCCAGCCAGCATCCGTGGGTCAAGCAATTTCAAGCCGGGGAAAAACCGGGTTGCGATTACCTCATTGAGGCTGATCCCCTAGATGAGCAGCTAGCCGAGGTCGTGCGGCCCCGCAGCTCGCCGCTGTTGACCAAACTCGAAACGGTCGATGGTCCCAAACACGTCTGGAGCACCTTCAGCAGCGACCAAATCGACGTTGATTTCAGCAATCCTGATCTGTTGTTGGAATACGTCAAAATCATTCTGTTCTACGTGGCGGCTGGGGCTCGCTACATCCGCTTAGACGCCGTCGGCTATTTGTGGAAAGAAAAAGGCACCCGCTGCATTCATTTGCCCCAAACCCACACCATGGTGCGCCTCCTGCGGGAACTGCTGCAAATGATTGATCCCCGCATTGCCATCATTACGGAGACCAACGTCCCCAACCGCGAAAACCTTAGCTACTTTGGCAACCGCAACGAAGCGCACATGATCTACAACTTCAGCTTGCCGCCGCTGGTGCTGAATGCGTTGATGCAGGGGCGATCGGACTATCTCAAACAGTGGATGATGAGTATGCCCCCAGCCCCCATTGGGTGCGCTTACTTTAACTTCACTGCGTCCCATGACGGTATTGGCCTCCGCCCGACGGAAGGACTGCTCACCGCTGACGAATACAATTCACTCCTGGAGACGATGAAGTCATTTGGGGGCAAGATCAGTATGCGCAGCCATGCTGATGGCTCTGAGTCTCCTTACGAAATCAATATTTCCTTGTTCGATGCCATGAAAGGGACGATCGCCGGTGAAGATGAATGGCAGATCGAGCGCTTCCTCTGCTCCCAAACCATCATGATGTCGCTAGAAGGCATCCCGGCGTTCTACATCCACAGCTTGCTCGCGACTCAGAATAACCATGAAGGCGTCATCCATACCGGGCACAACCGCACCATTAACCGCTTTAAGTGGAATATTGAGGCATTGGAAGCAGCCCTGGCCGACCCCAACACGCCCCATGCCAAAGTCATGGCAGAACTTTCCCGGTTGATCAAAATTCGTCGTCGGCAGCGAGCCTTTCATCCCAACGCCACCCAATACACCCTGCATCCGCTCAACCAGGCGATTTTTGCCTTTTGGCGACAAAGCATGGCCCGCGATCAGAGCATTTTCTGCATTCATAACCTCAGTCGCGAGGTGCAGGAATTACGGCTATCTGATCTAAATCTGCTGGATACCGACGAGTGGACTGATTTGATTTCGGGCGATCGCCTCACCACTTTAGATGCCGCATATATCCTTCGGCCTTATCAATCGCTGTGGATCACCAATAAGATTGACTCGGCGGAAGACCACATGACCCCCGACCCCTTGCTCGACGAATAG
- a CDS encoding DUF2949 domain-containing protein, with protein sequence MTTQARLIEYLEKEMGLSEDAIALAVRQAGALPNLLPIALWKYGLITAEQLDQIFDWLEAPQPGQNFV encoded by the coding sequence ATGACCACACAAGCCCGCCTAATTGAATACTTAGAAAAAGAGATGGGCTTGTCAGAGGATGCGATCGCACTGGCGGTTCGTCAAGCCGGAGCCTTGCCCAATCTATTGCCGATTGCGCTCTGGAAATATGGCCTAATCACAGCGGAACAGTTAGATCAAATTTTCGACTGGTTAGAGGCCCCGCAACCAGGTCAAAACTTCGTGTAG
- a CDS encoding ABC transporter ATP-binding protein, translating to MAHIVFEQVTKQYDNGFVAVKDLNLDIGEDEFLVLVGPSGCGKTTSLRMLAGLESISSGNIYIDGKRVNELSPRERDIAMVFQSYALYPHMSVFENMAFSLQLQGTPKPDIQTRVHAAATQLGIEALLDRKPKQLSGGQRQRVAVGRAIVRDPAAFLMDEPLSNLDAKLRVQARAELSKLHKKLSTTFIYVTHDQVEAMTMGSRIAVMNQGILQQVDTPQTLYDQPNNVFVAGFMGSPSMNFFDATLKPEGDALFIKAGALRLPIPAEERSRYQPHIGTPVIFGIRPENIYNPKFAPPGINPCEVEATVSVVEMMGHEEIVYLALADGHEFLARVDPRSRFTPGEIVRVSFDMNRFHLFEQASEHVLA from the coding sequence ATGGCGCACATCGTATTTGAACAAGTCACCAAGCAATACGACAACGGCTTCGTCGCCGTCAAAGACCTCAACCTCGACATTGGCGAAGACGAATTTCTCGTCCTAGTCGGCCCCTCCGGCTGCGGCAAAACCACCTCCCTGCGGATGCTCGCCGGACTCGAATCCATCAGCAGCGGCAACATTTATATCGATGGCAAGCGGGTCAACGAGCTGTCCCCCCGAGAACGGGACATTGCGATGGTGTTCCAGTCCTACGCGCTCTACCCCCACATGAGCGTGTTTGAAAATATGGCCTTTAGCCTGCAACTCCAGGGCACGCCCAAACCCGACATCCAAACTCGCGTTCACGCCGCCGCCACTCAACTCGGCATCGAAGCCCTGCTCGATCGCAAACCCAAACAACTCTCGGGAGGGCAACGCCAGCGGGTCGCCGTAGGGCGGGCGATCGTCCGTGACCCCGCTGCCTTTTTGATGGATGAACCCCTCTCCAACCTCGACGCCAAGCTGCGGGTCCAAGCCCGCGCCGAACTCAGCAAGCTGCACAAAAAGCTGAGCACCACCTTCATCTATGTCACCCACGATCAGGTAGAAGCCATGACCATGGGCAGCCGCATCGCCGTGATGAATCAGGGCATTTTGCAGCAGGTCGATACCCCCCAAACCCTCTACGACCAGCCCAACAACGTTTTCGTCGCTGGCTTCATGGGCAGCCCCTCCATGAATTTCTTTGACGCGACTCTGAAGCCCGAGGGCGATGCATTATTCATTAAAGCGGGCGCGTTGCGATTGCCGATTCCAGCAGAGGAGCGATCGCGCTACCAGCCCCACATCGGCACCCCCGTCATCTTCGGCATCCGCCCCGAAAACATCTACAACCCCAAATTTGCACCCCCTGGCATCAACCCCTGCGAAGTTGAAGCGACGGTCTCCGTCGTCGAAATGATGGGCCACGAAGAAATCGTGTATCTTGCCTTGGCGGACGGGCATGAATTTTTAGCCAGAGTCGATCCGCGATCGCGCTTCACCCCCGGCGAAATTGTCCGCGTCAGCTTTGATATGAATCGGTTTCATCTCTTTGAGCAAGCCTCCGAGCATGTCTTGGCTTAA
- a CDS encoding carbohydrate ABC transporter permease, translating into MQESSNIIRLLSAIAAIVLGSGGVIALFYAANILVNRLPYQLRSRILPWVYMAPALAVLTAFLILPTIRTVIISFMDRRSEAWVGFDNYIFAFTNSDMLIAFRNNVLWLVLVTGISVSLGLVIAVLVDRVKYEPLAKALIFLPMAISFVGASVIWRFVYAYQPPGVEQIGLLNAIVVALGFEPIGWLVNKTVNNFALIAIMIWLQTGFAMVLLSSAVKGIPKDVIEAARIDGANEFQIFWRITIPMISSTIVVVSTTIIVLVLKVFDIVFVMTGGNLDTDVIASRMIKEMFNFRNFGRGSAIAVILLLAVIPVMVTNIRRFQQQEANR; encoded by the coding sequence ATGCAGGAAAGCTCCAACATCATTCGACTACTCAGTGCGATCGCCGCCATTGTGTTGGGCTCCGGTGGCGTGATCGCGTTATTTTATGCCGCCAATATTTTGGTCAATCGGCTGCCCTATCAATTGCGATCTCGCATTTTGCCTTGGGTTTACATGGCTCCGGCGCTGGCGGTGCTCACCGCATTTCTGATTTTGCCGACCATTCGCACGGTCATCATCAGTTTTATGGATCGGCGATCGGAAGCCTGGGTCGGGTTCGACAACTATATATTTGCCTTCACCAACTCAGATATGCTCATCGCCTTCCGCAACAATGTGTTGTGGCTGGTGTTGGTGACGGGCATTAGCGTCAGTCTGGGGCTGGTGATTGCGGTGCTGGTGGATCGCGTCAAATATGAACCCCTCGCCAAAGCGCTGATCTTTTTGCCGATGGCGATTTCCTTTGTGGGCGCGAGTGTGATTTGGCGGTTTGTCTATGCCTATCAGCCCCCCGGTGTGGAGCAGATTGGGTTGTTGAATGCGATCGTGGTGGCGCTGGGGTTCGAGCCGATTGGCTGGCTGGTGAACAAAACCGTCAACAACTTTGCCCTCATTGCCATCATGATCTGGCTGCAAACGGGCTTTGCCATGGTGCTGCTGTCGTCGGCAGTGAAGGGCATTCCCAAAGACGTGATCGAAGCGGCGCGAATCGATGGGGCGAACGAGTTTCAGATTTTTTGGCGCATCACCATTCCCATGATTAGCTCCACCATCGTCGTCGTGTCCACCACGATTATTGTGCTGGTGCTTAAGGTGTTTGACATCGTGTTTGTGATGACGGGCGGCAATTTGGATACCGACGTGATTGCCAGTCGCATGATCAAAGAGATGTTCAACTTCCGCAACTTTGGCCGGGGTAGCGCGATCGCGGTCATTCTGCTCCTCGCGGTGATTCCCGTCATGGTGACCAACATTCGCCGATTTCAGCAGCAGGAGGCCAACCGATGA
- a CDS encoding DUF262 domain-containing protein gives MARSNLLDTRTTSFGDLIGNGKIYRVPPFQRDYSWKEENWEDLWQDILIIRNKPDSSHYMGALVLQSSDVSDKEFTVIDGQQRLATLSVIAIAVIEKIQNLVEREKCKEANQERQEILKRTYLSDRDPRSLRYSSKLILNENNNDFYQSNLINLRRPRNIRSLSKSNQLLWQAFQYFSSHIGELQNLVQDGEKLAEFLTNIIAQELLFIQINVQDELNAYTVFETLNARGIELSSTDLLKNYLFSQFEGPDDLQEAQRQWRRIINTVQMEKFPEFLRYYLSLQRTRVRRERLFKIVRDSVKDGQQAFDLLDQLENYSSLFVALGNSDDDFWRDSPDSQHYIRELELFRVKQAYPTLFAAYEKFSPQDFVRLLKLVCVLSFRYTIVSSLNPNELETLYNRVAIGIMNGEIVVPRQVFENLRSVYVSDEKFSQDFSFLSISTKGQKRKLVRYILWKLEIDASERNDISEDGFSIEHILPESPTEDWRRAFSEDQIEAVTYRIGNLTPLEPSLNRQVGNEFYAAKSDAYQQSVYNLTRNIAAEEWTINAIASRQRQLAQRAVHVWRSDFQT, from the coding sequence ATGGCCCGAAGCAACTTACTAGATACACGTACCACTAGTTTCGGTGACTTGATTGGTAATGGCAAGATTTACAGAGTTCCACCTTTTCAGCGTGATTACTCCTGGAAGGAAGAGAATTGGGAGGATCTTTGGCAAGATATTTTGATCATTCGTAACAAGCCTGACTCTAGTCATTATATGGGAGCTCTTGTTTTACAAAGCTCCGACGTTTCAGACAAAGAGTTTACTGTGATCGATGGGCAACAAAGATTAGCCACTCTAAGTGTTATTGCTATAGCTGTAATTGAAAAAATTCAAAATCTCGTGGAGCGAGAAAAGTGCAAAGAAGCTAATCAGGAACGACAAGAAATCCTGAAACGAACTTATCTAAGTGATAGAGATCCACGTTCTCTGCGTTATTCAAGTAAGCTTATCTTGAATGAAAACAACAATGATTTCTATCAAAGCAACTTAATCAACCTTAGAAGGCCACGTAATATTCGCTCTCTTTCTAAATCAAATCAGCTACTTTGGCAGGCTTTTCAATATTTTTCAAGTCATATAGGTGAACTTCAGAATTTAGTTCAGGATGGCGAAAAACTTGCCGAATTTTTGACGAACATAATAGCTCAGGAGTTACTATTCATTCAAATCAATGTTCAGGATGAGCTAAATGCTTATACTGTATTTGAAACTTTAAATGCCAGAGGGATAGAGCTGAGTTCAACAGATTTATTGAAAAACTATTTATTTTCCCAATTTGAGGGGCCAGATGATTTGCAAGAAGCTCAACGGCAGTGGCGAAGAATTATTAACACCGTGCAGATGGAGAAATTTCCTGAGTTTCTTCGATATTATCTAAGTCTTCAAAGAACCCGAGTTAGGCGTGAAAGGCTGTTCAAAATAGTTCGAGATAGCGTGAAAGATGGTCAGCAAGCTTTCGATTTGCTAGACCAGCTTGAGAACTATAGCAGTCTTTTTGTTGCTCTTGGAAATTCTGATGACGATTTCTGGCGCGATAGCCCAGATAGTCAGCACTATATTCGGGAACTAGAGCTTTTTCGAGTGAAACAGGCTTATCCAACTTTATTTGCTGCATATGAAAAATTTTCACCTCAAGATTTTGTCCGCTTACTGAAACTGGTTTGCGTTTTATCTTTTCGCTATACCATTGTGAGCAGCCTAAACCCTAATGAATTAGAAACCCTCTACAATAGGGTGGCTATTGGCATTATGAATGGCGAGATAGTTGTTCCAAGGCAGGTTTTTGAAAATCTGCGTTCAGTTTATGTTTCCGATGAAAAGTTCTCTCAAGATTTCTCCTTTCTCTCAATTTCTACAAAAGGCCAGAAAAGGAAGCTAGTGAGGTATATACTTTGGAAGCTTGAGATAGATGCTTCAGAACGAAATGACATTAGTGAAGATGGCTTCTCTATTGAGCACATTTTGCCCGAATCACCTACTGAAGATTGGAGAAGAGCCTTTTCAGAAGACCAAATTGAGGCTGTAACATATCGAATTGGTAATTTGACTCCTCTAGAACCAAGTCTTAATCGCCAGGTTGGTAACGAATTCTATGCAGCTAAAAGTGATGCTTATCAGCAGAGTGTGTATAACTTGACGCGCAATATTGCTGCTGAAGAGTGGACTATTAATGCAATTGCTTCTAGGCAACGACAGCTAGCGCAACGGGCTGTACATGTTTGGAGATCTGATTTTCAGACGTAG
- a CDS encoding carbohydrate ABC transporter permease, producing MIQLPEKRSPQSLTLMDRVEKLLTAAPVHLVVILLAVLWTLPTAGLLISSFRQPDVLLETGWWTVFTPPFNPGQFHLGNYADVLTGQGMGQAFLNSLIITIPATVMPIAIATFAAYALAWMRFPGRQLLFVVIVGLLVVPLQMTLIPVLRAYNTLGMSGTFLAVWLAHTGYGMPLGIYLLRNYIGTLPRDLIEAAAVDGASHLKIFTRIVVPLSTPAIASFAVFQFLWVWNDLLVALVYLGGNQNVAPVTLVLRNLVGDRGQDWHLLTAGAFISMIVPLLVFFALQRYFVRGLLAGSVKG from the coding sequence ATGATCCAATTACCGGAAAAGCGATCGCCCCAATCCCTCACCCTGATGGATCGGGTGGAAAAGCTGCTCACCGCCGCCCCCGTCCACTTGGTCGTCATTCTCCTTGCCGTACTGTGGACGCTGCCCACTGCCGGACTGCTGATCAGCTCCTTTCGCCAGCCGGACGTGCTGCTCGAAACGGGCTGGTGGACGGTCTTCACGCCGCCGTTCAATCCGGGACAGTTTCACCTGGGCAACTATGCCGACGTGCTGACTGGACAAGGCATGGGCCAAGCGTTTTTGAATAGCCTGATTATCACCATTCCCGCCACGGTAATGCCCATCGCGATCGCCACCTTTGCCGCTTACGCCCTGGCCTGGATGCGCTTTCCCGGTCGGCAACTGTTGTTTGTCGTCATCGTGGGATTGCTGGTGGTGCCCCTGCAAATGACCCTGATTCCGGTGTTGCGGGCTTACAACACGTTGGGCATGTCCGGGACGTTTCTCGCCGTCTGGCTGGCCCATACCGGCTACGGCATGCCCCTCGGCATTTACCTGCTGCGCAACTACATCGGCACCTTACCCCGCGACCTGATCGAAGCCGCCGCCGTCGATGGCGCGTCCCACCTCAAAATTTTCACCCGCATTGTGGTGCCGCTCTCGACCCCCGCGATCGCCTCCTTCGCCGTCTTCCAGTTCCTCTGGGTGTGGAACGATCTGCTCGTCGCGCTGGTCTACCTCGGCGGCAATCAGAATGTCGCCCCCGTCACGCTGGTACTGCGCAACCTGGTGGGCGATCGCGGTCAAGACTGGCACTTGCTCACAGCGGGCGCATTTATCTCCATGATTGTGCCGTTGCTGGTGTTCTTTGCCTTGCAGCGGTACTTTGTCCGAGGATTATTAGCCGGTTCAGTCAAGGGGTAA
- the uvrB gene encoding excinuclease ABC subunit UvrB: protein MSDFNIQAPFEPKGDQPKAIAGLTQYLQDQHKYQTLLGATGTGKTHTMARVINQIGKPTLVLAHNKTLAAQLCNELREFFPDNAVEYFISYYDYYQPEAYVPVTDTYIAKTASINEEIDMLRHSATRSLFERRDVIVVASISCIYGLGIPSEYLKASIPLQVGMEVNQRQVLRDLAVIQYTRNDLDLGRGRFRVKGDVLEIGPAYEDRIIRVEFFGDEIDAIRYVDPVTGATLQSMEAVNIYPAKHFVTPDEKLEAACQAIQDELRDRLEILEKEGKLLEAQRLEQRTRYDLEMLREVGYCNGVENYARHLAARPAGSPPECLIDYFPKDWLLVIDESHVTIPQIHAMYNGDRARKMVLIEHGFRLPSAADNRPLKAEEFWEKVNQCVFVSATPGNWEIEISEGRVVEQIIRPTGVLDPEIYVRPTEGQVDDLLDEIRERAVRNERVLVTTLTKRMAEDLTEYLDEQNVRVRYLHSEIHSIERIELIQDLRDGNFDVLIGVNLLREGLDLPEVSLVAILDADKEGFLRAERSLIQTMGRAARHVQGKAILYADNLTDSMARAIDETERRRAIQQKYNEDNGVVPQAIIRKKSNAILSFLEVSRRLNVQELDEVYEQKDDLALEDIPELISQLEKQMKEAAKNLDFEEAAKYRDRVKQLRDRLLGKRSPVAD, encoded by the coding sequence GTGAGCGATTTCAATATTCAGGCTCCTTTTGAACCTAAGGGAGATCAGCCCAAAGCGATCGCCGGTCTCACTCAATATTTGCAAGACCAGCATAAATACCAGACCTTGCTGGGGGCGACGGGCACAGGTAAGACCCACACCATGGCCCGAGTGATTAACCAGATTGGCAAGCCGACCTTGGTGCTGGCCCACAACAAGACGTTGGCCGCGCAGCTTTGCAACGAGCTGCGCGAGTTTTTCCCCGATAATGCGGTGGAATATTTCATCAGCTATTACGACTACTACCAGCCGGAAGCTTACGTCCCGGTGACGGACACGTACATTGCGAAAACGGCGTCGATTAACGAAGAAATTGACATGCTGCGGCACTCCGCCACGCGATCGCTGTTTGAGCGGCGCGACGTGATTGTGGTGGCCTCCATTAGTTGCATCTACGGTTTGGGGATTCCGTCGGAGTATTTGAAGGCGTCCATTCCCCTACAGGTGGGCATGGAGGTGAACCAGCGCCAGGTGCTGCGGGATTTGGCGGTGATTCAGTACACCCGCAACGATTTGGATTTGGGGCGTGGCCGATTCCGCGTCAAAGGGGATGTGCTGGAAATCGGCCCCGCCTATGAAGATCGCATCATTCGGGTGGAATTTTTTGGCGATGAGATCGACGCCATTCGCTACGTTGATCCCGTCACGGGGGCGACGCTGCAAAGTATGGAGGCGGTGAACATTTATCCTGCCAAGCACTTTGTCACGCCGGATGAAAAGCTGGAAGCGGCGTGTCAGGCGATTCAAGATGAGTTGCGTGATCGCCTCGAAATTTTGGAAAAAGAAGGCAAGCTGCTAGAAGCGCAACGACTAGAACAGCGCACCCGCTATGACTTAGAAATGCTGCGAGAAGTCGGCTACTGCAACGGCGTAGAAAACTATGCCCGCCACTTAGCCGCGCGTCCTGCCGGGTCGCCGCCAGAGTGTTTGATCGACTATTTCCCCAAGGACTGGCTGTTGGTGATTGACGAATCCCACGTCACCATTCCCCAGATTCACGCCATGTATAACGGCGATCGCGCCCGCAAAATGGTGTTGATCGAACACGGTTTTCGCCTGCCCAGCGCCGCCGACAACCGTCCCCTCAAGGCGGAGGAATTTTGGGAAAAGGTCAATCAATGCGTGTTTGTGTCGGCGACGCCAGGTAACTGGGAAATTGAGATCTCAGAGGGGCGTGTGGTCGAGCAAATCATTCGTCCGACGGGGGTGCTCGATCCCGAAATTTATGTGCGGCCCACGGAGGGGCAGGTCGATGACCTGTTGGACGAAATTCGCGAGCGGGCAGTGCGCAATGAGCGGGTGCTGGTGACGACGTTGACCAAGCGCATGGCCGAAGATCTGACGGAATATCTTGACGAGCAGAATGTGCGGGTGCGGTATCTGCACTCGGAAATTCACTCGATTGAGCGGATTGAGCTGATTCAAGATTTGCGGGACGGCAACTTTGACGTGCTGATTGGGGTCAACCTGCTGCGAGAAGGGTTGGACTTGCCGGAAGTCTCTCTAGTGGCGATTTTGGATGCGGACAAAGAGGGCTTTTTGCGGGCGGAGCGATCGCTAATTCAAACCATGGGCCGAGCGGCGCGACATGTGCAGGGCAAGGCCATCCTCTACGCCGATAACCTGACCGACAGCATGGCTAGGGCCATTGACGAAACGGAGCGGCGGCGGGCGATTCAGCAAAAGTACAACGAAGACAACGGCGTTGTGCCCCAGGCCATCATCCGTAAAAAGAGCAACGCGATTTTGTCCTTTTTGGAAGTGTCCCGCCGCTTGAACGTGCAAGAACTGGATGAGGTTTATGAGCAGAAGGATGACCTGGCGCTAGAAGATATTCCGGAACTCATTAGCCAGCTCGAAAAGCAAATGAAAGAAGCGGCCAAAAATCTCGATTTTGAAGAAGCAGCCAAGTATCGTGATCGCGTTAAACAATTACGGGATCGGTTGCTAGGCAAGCGATCGCCCGTGGCTGATTAG
- the tnpC gene encoding IS66 family transposase yields the protein MSQEPLSAPENTRNAKAIALERVVAFGRQWLAEDPEQLLQHFARQAEQLLQLRAELRTCQAQLQTGQAELQQLQDELHRGSVAPFRRTPEESAKGPPKPGRKPGHPGDWRRSPAPLASDEQIEVPLMACPDCGVALPFSDQRAVEQTILEIPEIHPRVIRLRTYRTECGACQQTVSSTHPLQVSQATGAAGTHLGPRALGLAAALNKDLKLTMRKTCRVLQEMFGLSLSPGGLAQATGRIATALQGAYDESLETLRQSPVIHTDETGWWVGGPGYTLWVFTNPTTTYYRVVEHRDRATAQAILSDTFQGVLVSDCLSIYDGLDGVQQKCYAHHLKALSKALRSEAGQGSSYLLELRTLLHTALLLKRLVPDLDPVQQQRSRDFLETRFAQLLAHPRPPDTSQGQQEEKLRQRLAKQQDHLLTFLDYPEVNATNNHAERQLRPAVISRKLSCGNKTLSGATTWSVLASLAATCQQRGDSFIEQVAQAMVRQNRAA from the coding sequence TTGTCCCAAGAACCGCTATCCGCCCCTGAGAATACCCGTAACGCGAAAGCGATCGCCCTAGAACGAGTGGTCGCCTTCGGTCGTCAGTGGCTAGCGGAGGATCCGGAGCAATTGCTTCAACACTTTGCCCGCCAAGCCGAGCAACTGCTGCAGTTGCGGGCAGAATTACGGACCTGTCAAGCCCAACTGCAGACTGGTCAGGCTGAGTTACAGCAGCTTCAGGACGAGCTACATCGAGGCAGCGTTGCTCCGTTTCGTCGGACACCCGAGGAGTCGGCCAAAGGGCCTCCAAAGCCGGGTCGCAAACCGGGTCATCCGGGCGACTGGCGACGCTCGCCGGCGCCCTTGGCGAGCGATGAGCAGATTGAAGTCCCGCTGATGGCATGTCCTGACTGTGGCGTAGCCTTACCATTCTCAGATCAACGAGCGGTGGAACAAACGATTCTCGAAATTCCGGAAATACACCCGCGGGTAATTCGCTTACGCACCTATCGAACCGAGTGCGGGGCTTGCCAGCAAACAGTGTCATCCACCCATCCGCTGCAAGTGTCCCAAGCGACGGGTGCGGCGGGCACCCATCTCGGTCCTCGCGCCTTGGGGTTGGCGGCGGCGTTGAATAAAGACCTGAAACTGACGATGCGCAAGACCTGCCGTGTGTTGCAGGAGATGTTTGGCCTGTCGCTTAGTCCTGGTGGCTTAGCGCAAGCGACTGGACGCATCGCCACGGCGCTGCAAGGCGCGTACGACGAGAGCTTGGAGACCTTACGCCAGAGCCCGGTCATCCATACCGATGAGACGGGTTGGTGGGTCGGTGGTCCCGGCTACACCCTCTGGGTGTTTACCAATCCCACGACCACTTACTATCGCGTCGTCGAGCATCGCGACCGGGCCACGGCGCAAGCCATTCTGTCAGACACCTTTCAAGGGGTGTTGGTGAGCGACTGTTTATCCATCTACGATGGGCTCGACGGCGTCCAACAAAAATGCTACGCCCACCACCTCAAAGCCCTCTCCAAAGCGCTGAGGAGCGAAGCCGGACAAGGCTCCAGCTATTTACTCGAACTGCGCACCCTGTTGCACACGGCCTTGCTGCTCAAACGACTGGTCCCTGATTTGGACCCCGTTCAACAACAGCGCAGTCGCGATTTCCTCGAAACTCGCTTTGCCCAACTGCTGGCTCATCCCCGACCGCCCGACACCTCCCAGGGACAGCAAGAGGAAAAGCTGCGGCAGCGCTTGGCTAAGCAGCAAGACCACTTGCTCACATTCCTGGACTACCCGGAAGTCAACGCCACCAACAACCACGCCGAGCGGCAACTACGCCCCGCGGTCATCAGTCGTAAACTCTCCTGCGGCAACAAAACGCTCTCCGGGGCCACCACTTGGAGTGTGTTGGCCTCCTTAGCCGCCACCTGCCAACAACGAGGCGACTCGTTCATCGAACAAGTCGCCCAAGCCATGGTGCGGCAAAATCGCGCTGCTTAA